Within the Mustela lutreola isolate mMusLut2 chromosome 2, mMusLut2.pri, whole genome shotgun sequence genome, the region ggtggaagggaaagggaggagataGAGGGAAGAACTGGGGAtatgcaaaaacagaaaaagtgatGGGAGTAGTTAATTTTGATTAGGTCAAAGAGTCTCCCCTATCCTTCCATCAGTCAATATTTCTGTCAGCCGTATTTTCCTTTCACCCCTATAGAATCTGCTATCCTCGCTCCCTCATCCTCAATTTTATAATACTTATGGGGAGCCTGTAGGTGCCAGGCACCGTTCTAAGAGCTGGGGATGCAGCAATGCACAAGAGAAGCCGAGTCTCCGTTCCTATTATGCACTACAATAAGGCTCCAAACTGGATTCCCAGCTTTTGGTCGTCCCTACTTCCAATCCATCCTCCACGCGGCCACGAGAAAGATTGTGAAGATAGAGATCTGCTCCAGGCACTCCCTGGCTTAAACTCCCAGTAGTAGTTTCCCATCGTGTTTAGAATAAATTTCAAACTCCCTAGTATCCTGTGCAAAATTCTTCACTGACTGGCCCTCAAAGAGCTGTCTCCCAGCCTTCGCCTCCCTGCACTCTCCACTTGAGCCAGTAAAATCACTCAAAATCAATCCTAGATACACACTTAAAATAAGCACTTGCTGAAAAGACGTGGCTAGAACGCCATCCCTATTTCAACCTTGTCCACGTTAACATTTCCCATCCCGCAAGCCTTGGATGAGAAATCCAGGGCTGGCCCCCTTCAGCTCTGGAGCCTGAAACGCAACGCTGGGAgcacaccccccacctccccggcaCGTAAACCCAAACCCAGAGGGAGCCGGAAGGGGCGGGGCTTCGCTCGGTCCCCGGGCCACCATCTTGGCTGAGCTGGCCGGAAGTGGTCCGGCGCGCGGGCGCACACTGAGGCTGCGCCGGGGCGGCGCGCAGGTCTTCAGCGCCGGCGGCGTTGCGGCAACGGTCTCGAGCCCTCCGCAGTGCAGTCCAGCATCCCGAAAGCCCCTTCAGACTTCTCTCCTAGTCCTCCTCCCGCTGCCCCAGGCTCTGTCCCGCCCCTCCGCCGGGGTTTGCGCAGCGGCTTGCACGCCCCTTGGCCCTTGTACGTGCTCTGCACCTGCCTGCCTGAAACATGTTGCAGAAACCCGAGAGCGGGGCTCTCCCCAGCCCTCAGGCCGAGGGGGAGAAGGATGGCAGCCGTGACGGTGAGACCCAGACCCTGACCGCCTCTCAGAAAGAGGTCCCGAGCCCCTTCCTGCAGGAGAGCCTCAATGAGGATCTTGGCGcgcggagggaggagggggctacGGCGTCCTCCCTCACCCCAAAAGGCGCGAGGACCTTGGCAGCCAAAGCCTTGGCCCGGCGCAGGGCCTACCGCCGTCTGGATCGGACGGTGGCCGAGCTGGTGCAGTTCCTGCTGGTGAAGGACAAGAAGAAGAGTCCCATCACTCGCTCCGAGATGGTGAAATATGTAATCGGAGACTTGAAGGATCTGTTTCCTGAGATCATCGCAAGGGCCGCAGAGCATCTGCGGTATGTCTTTGGTTTCGAGCTGAAACAGTTTGGCCGCAAGCACCACACTTACATCCTGGTCAACAAACACAAAcctctggaggaggaggaggaggaggtggaggaggaggatcTGGGAGGAGATGGCCCCAGATTGGGTCTCTTAATAATGATCTTGGGCCTTATCTACATGAAAGGTAATAGTGCCAGGGAGACACAGGTCTGGGAAATGCTACGTCGGTTGGGAGTGCGTCCCTCAAAGTACCATTTCCTCTTCGGGTACCCAAAGAGACTCATTATGGAAGATTTTGTGCAGCAGCGATACCTCAATTACAGGCAGGTGCCTCACACCAATCCCCCGGAATGCGAATTCTCTTGGGGTCCCCGGAGCAACCTGGAAATCAGCAAGATGAAAGTTCTGGGGTTCGTGGCCAAGCTCCATAAGAAAGAACCCCAGCACTGGCCAGTGCAGTACCGTGAGGCCCTGGCAGACGAGGCGGACagggccagagccaaggccagAGCGGAGGCCAGTATGAGAGctagggccagggccagggccagggccactGATAGGGCTGGTATATACCCCTGGTGAGAACTTGTGGAACAGTGGGCAGCCAGGTCCTCCTGGTTATGAAAAAGCTACTGTCTGAGTCATAAGTAGTATCGCTGGGGGTAGGTCGCTAATTAGAAGTTGTATTTGTGTAACTAAAGGTTTTGTATCTTGCTAtgttttgttaacattttacataCTGTTAAATTGATGTTTATAAATGAGACTGGTCTACTTTTTCCTGTAGCATTTTATTGTAGAGTTTGGCTGGTTTTGTAAAGTGGATCGAAAACTTTACATTTTGTTCTGTGATCTTGAACAAATGACGCAGCATTGTACTGCTGTATGTTAATGGTTTCAAGGACCTCAGCAATGTGATCATCTGGTACCATGAAAAAAATAGCTGATCAGTGTCTAGCTTCCCAGTGCTTTTTGTCTATattgtataaagaaaaaagactgaccTGTATCTCTATTTGTGAGCTATTATAGTatctagagaaaaatgaaaatacaataaattaGAACTCTACCCCGGTACGCTTAATAAATTAAACATTTGCTGAGCGTCTTCTATTGCGtggtgtttggggcacctggggacaGAATGCTGAACAAGATAAGGGTCCTATATTTGTGAACTAGAGATTAAGAAAGTAAACCAGAAATTAGAGAGCTGTGAGTTGAAGGCTGCAGAGGGACCCCTAACCCAGCTGGGGTGATTGGGTGAGGCTTGCCTGAAATAACCTTTAGTCAGACTTTGCGGGTTGCAGGGGAAGGATGGGGCatgtggaggggagggaaaggaaaagcagaagttGGGGGTGGGAGATGGTATTTGGAATAACAGGGGCACAGTTGCCCCTGTGTAACATAGGAAGAAGATTCGATTCGTGGCAGAGCTGGAAAACACCCTCCCTTTGCCAGGGCTCTTGTTTCAGAACAACTCATTGCAATACACAGTGATGGTGACTATTAGCATTGTGGTTCCCTCCATCTCCCTTCTCTCAGCCTCTTTCTACCAAAGCTGTCAGAAACCAAATACTGTAACTCAGGAACAGTATGTCTGTGGGTGGAGGGTACATGTGATGTCCCCTACTATTGAGAGGTTCCATTTTAAGATTTCTTCCCTAGCCTAGGGCCCTCATCCCTGTTTCTACCTGCTGCTTTCCACCTGCCACCTCCCGTTTGGAGGAGACTTGTAAGGCATTGTTCACATTCTTAACTAGCCATGAAGGGTCATCCACAATGCTTGCCGCTTTCACTCTGGGGATACAGTCTATGGAAAAGATACATAGAATAATAGGGAAAGTGGTAACCAAGCAAGAGGGGACTGTGAAACTACTCCCCTCCCCTGCAGCTGCTATATACAGATGAGCTGCTTTTCTACACTTCACTGCcagttttttcctgctttcagcTGTATTCAAATAACATTTCTGAATATGTTAAGGTAGGTATGGAATACAGATAAATACTTGGGGTCACGGGCCCAGGGATCCAGCAAACCAGACTAAGACTGAAGCTGTAAGCTTATGGGCAGGAAAGATTACTAATGAATTAAAAGAGGActtctgagggcgcctgggtggctgagggttgggactcgggtcgtgatctcaaggtccttggatcgagccccgagccccgcatggatggagctctgcttggtggggagcctgcttcccccatcccccactgcctctctgcttgcttgtgatctctctctgtcaaatttaaaaataaaaaaaaaaaaaaggacttctgGGCAGTTCATAATTCactaaacaaacagaaatactGAGTGTCCACTATATGTCAAGAACTTTGCTGGGTTCCAGAGTTTAACATGGGAAGACTGGCTTTACCTGCAAGGAACAGTAACAGTGATAATTTCTCACATCTGTATTTTTTACCCTCTATGTGTGCACCCAAGGATCAGATTACTTGGGTGGTTTGCCTGCAGTCACTAGGTTAGCCAAAGGCAGCACCAAGACTAGAACCCGAGTCCCTGCCCCCCAGTATAGTATGTTTCACTTGAGCATTCCTGGCTTCCAACATATTGTGTGTGATTTTACTTACCCCAATTCCAAACCACAAGCAAGGGCCTATAGAATTATCTCTAGTTGCCACTGTGATCCTTAGGGCAGCAAAATAGCATAGAAATACTCTCCTATTTTACCTGTACCTGTAGATGTGACTGCTGAAATTTGGATGTGTTAACACTTAGCAAAGACAGGACTAATAAcagtaccatttattaaatatctactgTAAACCAAAGGcatccctccaaaccccccacttttTACAACTACACTGCAAAGTAGGTATTACTAAAcaactccattttatagatgttaaAGATGGTAATTCTTGCCATTTATCTACTACCTAAGAGAAACCAGCTTTTTTATGCTTTACATatatttgatgatttttataACAATTTTACAGGGTAGATCTCTGTTCCATTTTGTACTAAGCAAAGAGTCAGGAAAGCTGGAAAGTTCTGACACTGTATCATAAGGATTGGAACTGAAGTCTGAGTCAGAAGCCTGACTTTTTCACTATTATACATTTCCTT harbors:
- the MAGEF1 gene encoding melanoma-associated antigen F1, with product MLQKPESGALPSPQAEGEKDGSRDGETQTLTASQKEVPSPFLQESLNEDLGARREEGATASSLTPKGARTLAAKALARRRAYRRLDRTVAELVQFLLVKDKKKSPITRSEMVKYVIGDLKDLFPEIIARAAEHLRYVFGFELKQFGRKHHTYILVNKHKPLEEEEEEVEEEDLGGDGPRLGLLIMILGLIYMKGNSARETQVWEMLRRLGVRPSKYHFLFGYPKRLIMEDFVQQRYLNYRQVPHTNPPECEFSWGPRSNLEISKMKVLGFVAKLHKKEPQHWPVQYREALADEADRARAKARAEASMRARARARARATDRAGIYPW